A stretch of DNA from Acidovorax carolinensis:
GCTGATCCTGGTTGCCATCTCGGTGGAGATGCTGATCCGCGGCATCAAGCAGCTCGCCCGGCAGTTGTAGGCCACACGCCCTGGGGCCGGCCTCTGGGCTTTCAGCCGGCAGGCGGCGACCAGGTCGCCGCACACAGTTTCATTTGCGGGCCAGGGCCGGCATGGCACCCAACGCAAAGACCGAATTGGGCACGCCAGCACGTGCCATCAGCGGCGCAGGACGGCGCGCCAGTTTTGCCCGCGCCACCACCGGCGACTCGACCCGCACGCCCGTGCCTGCTGCTCGGCCACGAGATCGCGCAGCGTAACGGACTGGAGGTATTCCAGCACCCGCGCATTGAACGCCGTCCAGAGCGATCCGGTCATGGACACCATCTGCGACGATACGTGCGCGGCTGGCGCGGCCTCCTCGCCAGGCTTGTGGTTTTCTACCGCCACCACGATGTCGGCTACAGACACCTGCTCGGGCTTGTGGGCCAGGGCATAACCGCCCCCGGGGCCGCGTGTGCTGTCAACCAGCCCGGCCCGCTTGAGGGCGCTGAAAAGCTGTTCGAGATAAGACAGCGATGTGCCCTGGCGAGCGCTGATCGTGGAAAGCGCAACGGGGCCTGTGTTCTGGCGCATTGCCAGATCGGTCATCGCAGAAACGGCCAGTTGGCCTCTGGTGGTAATTCGCATCTTCACTCCTTGTGAACATTGATACCTCCGAGCCCCGGAAAATCCCTGAGAGCTCGGTCCATCAAGCCAATGTAGCGGATCAAACACTTCGCGTATATTCGTTTTATTATTAAAAACATTGCGGTTTTTTCGAACCGTTGCGTACCCTCCGATGAACTTCAAGCATCTCAAATACTTCTGGACGGTGGCCAAGGCCGGCGGGATAGTACGCGCAGGCGAGCAGCTGCACACCACGCCCCAGACCCTGTCAGGACAAATCAAGCAGCTGGAGCAATGGCTGGGGCACGACCTCTTTCGCAAGCGCGGCCGGGGGCTGGAGCTGACCAGCGAAGGACGGGTTGCGCTGGGGTATGCCGAGCAGATATTTGCCCTGGGCGATGAGCTGGAAAAATCCGTGCGCCTGTCACGCGGTCAGGCCAAGCCGCTGGAATTTCGCGTGGGCATCGCCGATTCGGTGGCCAAGTCCGTCGCCTACCACTTG
This window harbors:
- a CDS encoding Rrf2 family transcriptional regulator, translated to MRITTRGQLAVSAMTDLAMRQNTGPVALSTISARQGTSLSYLEQLFSALKRAGLVDSTRGPGGGYALAHKPEQVSVADIVVAVENHKPGEEAAPAAHVSSQMVSMTGSLWTAFNARVLEYLQSVTLRDLVAEQQARACGSSRRWWRGQNWRAVLRR